In the ANME-2 cluster archaeon genome, one interval contains:
- a CDS encoding methyltransferase produces the protein MKTGQCVVDLFAGVGSFSILIGRTVPDASLVAVDKNPAAVGLLKENIWMNGLENVRAVEDDARHAAVKLEYAADHGIMNLPQSAREFRDSGILAAKVGGMVHFYDITPEDDLYGTSWALIEEAAARRQKRRVKCVDRRVVRSHAPHQYHKCIELRD, from the coding sequence GTGAAGACGGGGCAGTGCGTGGTCGACCTGTTCGCAGGTGTTGGGTCGTTCAGCATACTGATTGGCAGGACCGTGCCCGATGCCAGCTTGGTGGCTGTGGACAAAAACCCTGCTGCGGTAGGGCTGCTTAAGGAGAATATATGGATGAACGGGCTTGAGAACGTGAGGGCAGTTGAGGATGATGCCAGGCATGCCGCTGTGAAGCTGGAATATGCGGCGGATCATGGTATTATGAACCTGCCCCAATCAGCCCGGGAGTTTCGGGATTCGGGTATATTGGCGGCAAAGGTCGGAGGAATGGTGCATTTCTATGATATTACGCCTGAGGATGACCTGTATGGGACGTCGTGGGCGCTCATTGAGGAGGCTGCAGCCAGACGACAGAAAAGAAGGGTGAAGTGTGTGGATAGGCGGGTCGTGAGGTCGCATGCGCCGCATCAGTATCATAAGTGTATTGAGTTGAGGGATTAA